In Candidatus Angelobacter sp., the sequence AAAAATCATCACACCCAGGCCCTTTTTGTCACGCAGAATTATTTCGCGCGCACCCTCGTAAATCAAACCGGAACTCGGCCCGGCCAGCAATCCCTCGCTCTGGCACAGTTCCAGCGCGCGCGCGTACGCCAGCCTGAAATCCACTTCCAGTATGTCATCCACCAAAGACGAATCGAAGAGTTTCGAGACGCCCAACTGGCTGACGTTCCGGAGGCCCGGAACGTCGTGACCTTCGGTCGGCTGGACGGCGATGACTTTCACGTCCGGGTTTTTCCCCTTCAGGAATTTGCTTGTGCCGCTGACCGTGCCACAGGTGCCTAGTGAAACAAACAGATGCGTGACCCTGCCTTCGGTCTGCCGCCAGATTTCCGGGCCGGTGGTACGCACGTGGGCCAGGACGTTCTGCTCGTTCTCGTATTGGTTCGGCATCGCGTATTTCTTCGGCTGCGCCTTCGCGTGCGATTTGGCGATATTGATGGAGCCGTCGCCCAGCCCGGGAGCGGGGCAGAGCGCGTCATTCACGACGTCGAGCTCGGCGCCGGCGATCTTGAGCAGCACCTTCTTTTCGAGCGGCACCTTGTTCGGCACGACGGCCCGCATGTGGTAGCCGCGCGCCTTCGCCATGGCGGCGAGGCTGATGCCGGTGTTGCCGGAGGTGGGTTCGACGAGGCCACGGCCGTTGCCAAGTTCCCCCTGTCGCTCCATCGCCTGCAACATGTCCCACGCCGCCCGGTCTTTCACCGACCCGAACGGATTAAGCCACTCCAACTTTGCGAACAGTTGAAATTCCGGTACCGGATTCATCCGGTTGATGCGGACCATGGGCGAAGGGTTTTCCTCGTCCGGCAGCATCTCAAAAACGTCGTTATAGACGCGTGTCTGGTGGTTCATGCGAGTTGCGCAGCCAGCTTAACTAGGGCTTTGGCACGGTTGTGTCAAGGTTTGGCCCCAAACCTTTTACTTTTGTGCTGAAGCCGACTCAGCCAGACTACGGCGGTGAATTCCGGTTCGTTTCAGTTCTTCCGCCTTGGCCGCTGTTGCCGTCTGCTGCCTGCCGGCTTGATCGTGGCAGGATTCGTGTCCGGATGGTCGGCCGAACCTCCGTCGGTTCCCGTTGGTCTCGACGCCTATCGTCAATGGGATCGCTGGCCGGATCAGCGGATTGGCGTGCGTGCCTACATGCGGAGCACCTACGATCGCCGTGGCGCCAACGAAGGAGCGGACGCCAGCCACTTCCTGTATCAGGTCGCGGATGATTTCAACGTGGCGCTCGATGTCGCCGGACCGGGCGTGATGTACTTCGTCCGTTGCAACCACTGGCACGGAAGCCCTTGGCACTACGAAGTGGACGGCGCAGACCATATCGTTCAGGAAAGCAGCACGACGGATCCGAATCATCCGGTCGGGAACTCGGTTTTTATTCCCGAAAACCTTTTCCCGGCTCCGCTGGCCTGGACCTGGTCCGTCACAAGGGGAGCGGACCTGAACTGGGTGCCAACTCCTTTTGAAAAAACTTTGCGCCTCGCCTATTCGCGCACTCGCTACGGCACCGGCTATTACATCTATCATCTCTATGACCGCAGCGCGAACCTCTCGCGGCCCGTTCGTTCGTGGGATGGAAAAACGCCGCCGGACAAGGACGTACTCGAACTCATCGCGCAAGCCGGAACCGACATCGCCCCGCATCTCGGAACGCGCGAAGGGAAAAACATTGGCGTGTTGCAGATTGCCGGACGCCCGATCGCCCTGACAAAAGATGCGGTGGTCGAGGTCCGGAAAATCTCTCCGAAACAACCGATGGTGCTGCGTGCTCTGGAGTTTTCTGCTCCGCGCGAGCAGGCTGTTGAATTCGGACGTTCGCGATTGAGGATAACCTGGGACGATCTCGCTCATCCTTCTGTTGACGCGCCGGTCGCGCTCTTCTTCGGCGCGGGCACGCTCTACAATCGCGACGACCGCGAGTATCTGGTCAAAGCGTTTCCGATGAATGTCCGCTACGATTCGAATCGCGTGCATCTGGCCTGCTACTTCCCGATGCCCTTCTTCAACTCGGCGCGCATCGAACTCACCGGAAACGGGCGGACCGACCTGACCGACATCCAATGGAGCGTCCGTTATCATCCGTTGAAACAGCCATGCGACGAAGTCGCCCGTTTTCATGCCACGTATCGCGATCATCCGAATCCGGAGCCGGGCCGGGACCTGATGCTTCTCGATACGAACGAAACCGAAGGCGGCGGCGAATGGTCCGGCAATTTCGTCGGCACGTCGTGGATTTTTTCGCACCGCGCCGTGCTCAACACGCTGGAGGGAGATCCGCGCTTTTTCTTCGATGACAGTGAGACGCCGCAGGCTTATGGCACCGGCACTGAGGAATGGGGCGGCGGCGGTGATTACTGGGGAGGGCGCAACATGACTTTGCCGTTTGCGGGTCATCCCGCCGGCGCGCGCAGCGAAAACGAAGCCAGGAGCGACGAGGACAAAATCGAATCCGCCTACCGCTTTCTGCTTGCCGACCTTTTTCCTTTCGGCAAACGCGCCGTCATCCGGCTCGAACACGGCGGCGAAAATCAATCCACCGAACACTATGAAACAGTGACGTATTGGTACGGCGCCAACAGCCCAAACCTCATCAAGACGGGCGCATTGAAAATCGGCGACGCTGCCAGCGAGAGAGCGCACGACTACGTCTCGCCCGGCGCATCGGCACCCTACGAAATCACTTCGCGTTATGAATTGGGCGTGGACACGGTGAACGGAAAGGAGGTTTACCCGGCGCATACGGATCGCGGGCGCATTATGAAGGGAACGTCTGAATTCACGCTCGAACTCGATCCAAACAATTTCGGCGTGCTGCTGCGGCGCAAGCTGGATTACTCCTTCCCCAACCAGCGCGCGGAGGTCTTCGTGGCAGACGCCAGCAAACGGAAACTGGGCTATAAGCCAGCCGGCATCTGGTATCTCGCCGGAGCCAACACCTGCGTTTACTCGAATCCGAAGGAAGAACTCGGCGCGACGCAGCACGTTGTTCAAACCTCCAACCGCCGCTTTCGAGATGATGAATTCATCATCCCGCGCGAACTCACACGCGGACGGGAGCGCATCCGCGTCCGCGTCCGCTTTATGCCTGTTGATATCCCCTTGTTCCCCGGCCATCGGCTGGCCGAATTGGCGTGGAGTGAGATTCGTTACGACGCCTATTGCTGGGTGATGCCCCCCGTCCAAAAGTAGCGCGAGAGACTGCTTGCCCAAACTCCGCGCCGGCGGGATACTCTCCGCCGACCCTTTGCAGTGGTAAGGACGCTTATGACTGTTCCGACAACTCGCAGAGCCTTC encodes:
- a CDS encoding cysteine synthase family protein, whose product is MNHQTRVYNDVFEMLPDEENPSPMVRINRMNPVPEFQLFAKLEWLNPFGSVKDRAAWDMLQAMERQGELGNGRGLVEPTSGNTGISLAAMAKARGYHMRAVVPNKVPLEKKVLLKIAGAELDVVNDALCPAPGLGDGSINIAKSHAKAQPKKYAMPNQYENEQNVLAHVRTTGPEIWRQTEGRVTHLFVSLGTCGTVSGTSKFLKGKNPDVKVIAVQPTEGHDVPGLRNVSQLGVSKLFDSSLVDDILEVDFRLAYARALELCQSEGLLAGPSSGLIYEGAREIILRDKKGLGVMIFPDNIFKYTSNMMKHIPALAAGNEA
- a CDS encoding DUF2961 domain-containing protein; translated protein: MNSGSFQFFRLGRCCRLLPAGLIVAGFVSGWSAEPPSVPVGLDAYRQWDRWPDQRIGVRAYMRSTYDRRGANEGADASHFLYQVADDFNVALDVAGPGVMYFVRCNHWHGSPWHYEVDGADHIVQESSTTDPNHPVGNSVFIPENLFPAPLAWTWSVTRGADLNWVPTPFEKTLRLAYSRTRYGTGYYIYHLYDRSANLSRPVRSWDGKTPPDKDVLELIAQAGTDIAPHLGTREGKNIGVLQIAGRPIALTKDAVVEVRKISPKQPMVLRALEFSAPREQAVEFGRSRLRITWDDLAHPSVDAPVALFFGAGTLYNRDDREYLVKAFPMNVRYDSNRVHLACYFPMPFFNSARIELTGNGRTDLTDIQWSVRYHPLKQPCDEVARFHATYRDHPNPEPGRDLMLLDTNETEGGGEWSGNFVGTSWIFSHRAVLNTLEGDPRFFFDDSETPQAYGTGTEEWGGGGDYWGGRNMTLPFAGHPAGARSENEARSDEDKIESAYRFLLADLFPFGKRAVIRLEHGGENQSTEHYETVTYWYGANSPNLIKTGALKIGDAASERAHDYVSPGASAPYEITSRYELGVDTVNGKEVYPAHTDRGRIMKGTSEFTLELDPNNFGVLLRRKLDYSFPNQRAEVFVADASKRKLGYKPAGIWYLAGANTCVYSNPKEELGATQHVVQTSNRRFRDDEFIIPRELTRGRERIRVRVRFMPVDIPLFPGHRLAELAWSEIRYDAYCWVMPPVQK